AGTTCAACAGCAGAATGCTCATCGGCGGGAAGGAACGGATCGACGTATCCACCAGCACCCAACACCAGACGACAAGCTGCATCAACCACAGCCAGCGCGCCGGGTGTGTCAAGATCATCAGCTAGGCGCTGTCGAAGCGCAACCGTTACCGCCACAGCCAGCGCCGGATCCACCTCGTGGGTAACCAGCTGCTGCCAGCTTTCCAAACGACGCTGCTGCTCAGCTAACAGGGTCGCGGAGAAATCCCGATCAGTTCGATAGTGGCCTGCAAGCAGCGACAAGCGGATAGCAGCTGGATGATGCCCTTGCGTAAGCAGCTTGTGCACAAACACAAGATTGCCGAGTGACTTCGACATTTTTGTGCCATCAAGCCCAATCATTCCGGCATGGGTGTACCAGCGAGCCATCCGTTTAATCCCGTGGGCGGCCTCGACATGGGCGGCGGTGTATTCATGATGCGGGAACACCAAATCGCTGCCACCGCCCTGGATAAGAAATGAAGAGCCAGGGTCTAACCTATTAGCAGCAATTGCTGCACATTCGATATGCCACCCTGGTCGCCCCCGACCGAAGGGTGAATCCCAAGCCGGTTCACCGGGTCGCTCCGCACGCCAGATCAGCGCATCCAGCGGGTCACGTTTGCCTTCACGTTCCGGATCACCACCGCGTTCTGCAAACAAGGCGAGCATCGTTTCCCGATCAGCATTGGACACATACCCAAATTGATCCGTGGCAGACACCGACACGTAGAGATCTGATCGCCCCTCGTCGTCGGTAACGCTATAGGTAACCCCTCCCTCGACCAGCCGTGCAATGAGAGCAATAACCTCATCGATAGAGTCAGTGACCGCCACATAGTCCTGCGGCGGGATCACCGACAGCGCTTCCATGTCGCTGCGGAACAAATCAATCTGTTCGTTACCAAGCGCCTTCCAATCGACACCGTCACGATCAGCTCGCTCAAAAAGCGGGTCGTCAATATCGGTGACGTTTTGCACAAACCGCACCTGATATCCCATGTCGAGGAGGAAACGGTGGATCACATCGAACGCAACATAGGTGGCCGCATGACCCAGATGAGTGGCGTCGTACGGGGTGATGCCACACACGTAGAGACCGGCTAGTTCACCAGGTTTCGCCGGCAGCGGTATTGGGGTGACCGCATCTGCTGCAGCATCAAATAACTGCAGCTGTACCGGGGTTTTCGACAGTGGATAAAGTTTCGGCTGTGGCCACGAACGCATGCCCCATACAATACGTCCCATTCGTCCCAGGCGCGAAAAAAACCACCACAACCAACCAGGTACATCGGACACGCAGCATCTTCAGCCACGGTGCCCAAGCGAACTTGTGCACCGTAGTTCTTTTGCAAGGAGCTCAGTTGCGTGCTTAAACAACATACTCGGCGAATTGGTGGTGGTTGAAGAAGATGGCAGCGTAGCTCTTCGCGCCGATGCCTTGCTGACTGCTCCCCGCCGTCGAGCCGCAAGCAGGTAAGGCTTTTTTCTGGCCAGCAGCTACATTGGATGTAATACGCCTGCTGCAAGCAGTCCCATCACCACTACACCGACCGGGATACGGTAGGCCGCAAACCAAGCAAACGAGTGGTGGGCAACAAACTTCAACAGCCACGCAATTGACGCATAGCCCACCGCGAATGCGATCAACGTGCCAACAGCGAGCTGGCTTGCCGAAGCAGCTTGCCCCGCCTCGGGGTTAAAGGCATCAGGCAGACTAAACAATCCGGAGGCGAGCACGGCTGGAATGGCAAGCAAGAAGGAAAACCTGGCCGCTGCTTCCCGCTCAAGGCCAAGCAACAGCCCCGCACTAATCGTGCCACCAGAGCGCGACACCCCTGGAATAAGTGCAAGACACTGCGCAAACCCCATGACGAGAGCGTCTTTCATGGTTAATGTGTCCATCGTTCGACGCTTGTTGCCGTAGCGTTCGGCTGCAATGAACACCAGCGAGAACCCGATCAGTACGGCTGCGGTAATCCACATGTTGCGCAGGTTTTCCCGGATGAGATCTTTACCTAAATAGCCCAACACACCCACCGGGATGGTCCCGGCGATGACCATCCAACCCATGCGATAGTCCAGGCCGCGCGCCGCCTTATTCGTTAGCCCCCGAACCCAGCCCTTGATGATGCGCCAAATATCGCTTGCAAAATAGACCAGTACTGCAGCTTCGGTCCCCAGCTGGATCACAGCAGTAAACGAAGCGCCGGCATCCTCGCCGAACAGCAGATCAGAGATAATGCGCAGGTGACCAGAGGAGGAAACAGGCAAAAACTCGGTTAGCCCTTGCACTACAGACAGCACAATCGTCTGCGGCCAGGTCATGTCGCTTGCTTGGGTGGCTTGCGTAAGACTGTCTTTCGCCGCAGAGAAAAACTGTGTGACAGGGGCAACCGCAGTCGCTAAAGAAGAAAGTGAGATCACGGCCTCAAAGGCTACACCACATCACCACATGGAGTATTGCTCGCACGCTTCCACGCTCCCCTTTCGGCAAGCTTGTGAGGTGCTTCGGGGTAGCCGAGCTGGTGTTGTGTGCTGCAGCTGCGTTTTGGCTCGCACAAGCGCCGATTCTGATCGACAGGTGCGCTTGCCCGCACAACACACCGCAAGCGTCGGCATACTTCGTTGTTAAATATTTCCGGTGACCCCAACCGGAAGCACAACCGGGGTCGGCATGGAAAGAAAAATAGAAAGTGGAATACACAAAGAAGCAGAATCTGGCCTTGTGTTCCACTAGGACTTGGCGGCCGGTCGGTACCGGTACGTATCTGCTGCAATGTTCATCCGATCTCTGACTGAGTCAGCAAGGATAACGCGGCGTACCGTTACGACGACGAGGTTGTGTGTCGTCATAGCGTGATCCAACGTTGATCAATACCCGCAGTCGTGTCGCGGCGGTGCTCCGTTCATCGGTGTTCCTGGAGCGTGCGCAGGGAAGAAACGTTCTGGCCTTCAGGACGTGCAATGGTAGGGTAAACCCCGTGAGCACACCAAAGGTACGCCGAACAATGCTGGTTTCGCTGCTTGTTGTCAGCGGTCTTCTTGCTGGTTGTTCCAGTGATTCGCCGCAAGAACAACGAGTCGATGAGCAAGCGCTTCTCTTCGGCAATGCGACTCCAGCTGATTCCCCGGCAGCCCCAGCTGCGAATCCGGTGCAGCTCAACTCCAGCTTGACTACCGCGCTTGGCGGCAGCCCAGTTGCGCTCCATTCAGTCAAGAACACGCTTATTGTGCAAGGTCCACGTGGCATAGCAGTCGGTGACCTTGCCGCAATCACCGATGGCACCGCTGACGTTGTTGCAATAAGTCAAAGCTGCGGACCGATCGCTGTTGCTCCCACCACGACTGCTTTTCCAGCAGGTGCTGTGACGATTTCATGTCCAACCGACGATGCTGCCGCTTCGGCAACAGTCACGATTTATCCACTCGATAAGCTGGACTCCCCTCTGACTGCAACCGTCGCCTCAGCAATCAATCGTGCAACCCTCACCAGTGAGGATTCGCTTGTCGTCGGATCTGATGCTGATACGCAGCTTACTGTGTATCCGGTGGCAAGCAGCGGCATTGCTGTGGACGACGGGAAGACGATCAAACTCGACCAAGTATCCGATAGTCTTGTAGCAGTTCCCGCCGCCGACTATTTGGACGGTGTTGTCAGCGTCAACGATGAGAAATCAAAAATCGGCGGCGTGTCATTGGCGGAACATGATGCCGCATATCTGCGGGGTGGCCGTGGCATCGCCCAACTTATCGCTGCCGGCGACAACACGATCGCTGCAACAGACCAGCGCAACAACCAACTAATGGTGTTTACCTCAAGTCCGCTGATTATGTTGCATCAAACCCAAACCACAGGTAAATCCCCGTGGGCTGTCGCCTGGGATGAACAAGCACAGTTGATCTACGTCTCAACGACTGCTGACAACATGTTGAGTTCCTACGATATTCACCAGGGTGTGCCAAGTCTCGTCGGGCAAGTCCCAACGGCTGCTGATATTCGCTCAGTAGTCGTCGTCGGCGACAACGTGGTGACGTTAAGCGCTAACGGCACCTTGGATGTTCTGTCGGCTGACGCGCTCGCAACGCTGCGGGGCGAATAGTTTTTCTTCTTTTACGTTGATCGATGCTGCCGCTTCCTGCTGTTGACAGTGTGTTGCGCGGCAACCAGCAATAACCGCGCCTACACCTTTTATGGCTTTTCGGTGGTTCAATCGCACCGGGTAGCTGCTGAAGTTGCGGTGTGACCACACGATTGGATCAGGTGTTAACCGTTATCATGTCTGCTTTACGCCATCCGCTCTATGACCGAATCTATCCGATTGCGCTCAAAGCGATGTTTCGGCTTGACCCGGAAACCATCCACCACCTCATGATTGGGGCGTTAAACCAATACGCAAAGCTCAAGCCGTTGCATCCAGTTGTGGCCGGAGCATTTGTCGAACGTGATCCGCTGCTTGCAGTTTCAGCCTTTGGGGTGGACTTCCCTGCCCCACTCGGGTTGGCTGCAGGATTCGATAAAAATGCCACAGCAGCAAACGCCTGGCGATCACTGGGTTTTGGCTACGCTGAGCTCGGCACGATTACCGCCTATCCGCAGCCGGGCAACCCTACCCCCCGCCTTTTCCGGTTACCTGCAGATAAAGCAATTATCAACCGGATGGGTTTTAACAATGTGGGCGCCGAGGCTGCCGCGGATCATCTCCGCCGCCGGGACACCGATCATGTGATCGGGATTAACATTGGCAAAACGAAAGTGGTGGATGCCGCTCATGCTGCCGATGATTATGCGATGTCAGCGCAATTGTTGGGTGATTTAGCTGACTTTGTGACAGTCAATGTCTCTTCGCCGAACACACCCGGATTGCGTGATTTGCAGGCAGTCAGCTCGCTGCGGCCAATCTTATCGGCGGTGACCGCGCACACTTCATCGCCGGTGTTGGTCAAAATTGCACCTGATCTGAGTGACGAGGATATTGATGCGGTCTGTGATCTTGCCGTGGATCTTCGTCTGGCTGGGATTGTGGCGACAAACACCACCATTGCCCGCGACGGTTTGATAACCCCAGCAGACGAAGTAGCAGCGATGGGTGCCGGTGGGTTATCTGGGGCACCGGTAGCGCAACGATCACTTGAGGTTATTCGCCGCGTATATGATCGGGTTGGCGACAAGCTTGTCGTTGTGGGCGTGGGCGGAATTACGACTGCGGAACAAGCCTGGGAGCGAATTCAAGCTGGCGCTACCCTGCTGCAGGGCTACACGCCATTCATCTATGGCGGGCCGATGTGGGTGCGCGATATCCATCACGGGATTGCGCAACAGCTGCGCGCATACGGTTTCCGCAATTTGCAGGAAGCAGTAGGCCAGCACAAACCGTGGATTGATGTGGACGCCTGACCCGAATCCCCTTTGCGTCTTGGATCAAGTCGTAGCTTGCACAATGACCAGGTTCGCTCCCGCAAATGCGGAAGCGAACCTGGTCTCGTTGTATGTGCGGGCATGCGCGCCTGCGAGTAGTGCTTATTGCAATGCCAAGGACACTAAAGGCACTATGGTGTGCTTGCGACTGCCGCATGCTTTTGCCGCAGGATCAAGCCTGCCAAGAGGGCGACTATTCCGTAGCCGACAAGCCAGGCGGGGGCGATCACGGTGAGTACATAGGGTGGGATCAGCACTGAAGCGATAATGATTGCTACCACAACCACAAGTACGATGGTGCGTCGTTTGGGGTCGGTGTGACGCTGTCCGACGGAACCAAACAACGCCCACACCACCGCGGCGATTAGCAGCAGTGGCAGGCGAACCGTGACTGGAAACGGGGTGGTGAATCCTTGGGTGACAATGTGCAGGACAAACGTCAAAAACAAGACGAATGCCAGCACAATAAATGCACCCCCGGCGCGCAATGCCGGGGAGATGAGAGTTGCTTCACGGTGAGCTTGTTGAGCAGCCATTGCATCAGTGTACCTAAGGTCATAGCACCATTGGCGGGATTTTCGCGTCTTTGCGCTAACACTGTGGTCGCGTCATGGTGGTGCAGCTGCTGGGCTCGTCGGTACCGCAGGGTTTGTGCTTACTGTGGTTGCAGTAGTGCTGAGTCGAGGTTCGCTGTGGTGCGATTGGTGTTGTTTCCGGTGGTTGCCAATCAGCGGCGCAACAGGAACACACTGGGGGTGGCCGCATAGAGCGGCTGCAGCGCCAAAGTGATGTGGTTTGGCGCTGCAGGGTGCGCTATGTGGCGGGTGTTTTTGTTCGGGTGTGAAAATCCTCGCGGTGGCTGTATGTGCTGTTATTCTGCGTGGTTTTCGTGCCAACCCCAGGTGATACCACGGGCAATGCTGTGGAAGTAGAGATTGAATCCAAGCACCGTCGGGGTGGTGTTTTCGTCGAGGTCAAGCTTTTCGGTGTCGAGTGCATGAACGGCGAACAGGTATCGGTGGGGACCGTGTCCCGCTGGTGGTTGCGGACCGTAGTAGCCTTGTTTGCCACCATCGCCGTGCAAAACTAGCGCCCCTGGGGTGTTGCCGAACGTGGCGTCGCCGTGGCCGGTGGGAATTTCAGTCATGTCGGCGGGAATGTTGCATACTGCCCAATGCCAGAATCCGGCAGCGGTTGGCGCATCCGGGTCAAAGCAGGTAATTGCTAGTGATTTGGTGCCTTCCGGAAGGTTGGTGATTGTCAGCTGTGGGGAAACATCGTTGCCGCCAAGCTGTGCTTGGGCAAATTGACCACCGCGCTCAAAATCGGTTGAGGTTACGGTGATGCTGTTGGGAATGCTGTCCAGTGCCGCATACGGGTCTGGACCTGGGAATCGGGGATCAACATAGTCTGCGGTCATACTTTCCAGTTATACCGAAACTTGCCTTTCTGTGACGGGATGGTTTCGGTGGTTGGTAAGCGGCAGGTGACTTGCCGCAGGTGGGTGTTTTCACCGGTTGTCTTGTTCGGGCTTTAGGTGGGGTCGGGGTGGTTGGTTGGATGGTGGCTGGTGGGTGATGGTTCTGCGATAGCTGGTTGATTTGCTTGGTTTTGGGTGCCGAGCCAGCGTTGATAGAGCTGCGCATAGGCGCCACCGGCGGCGAGTAGCTGTTGTGGGCTGCCATCTTCAATGACTGTGCCGTTGTCGATAAACACGATGCGATCGGCGGCTTGGGCCTGCTGCAGGTGATGTGCGACCACAATCGAGGTTCTACTATTTGCTACGGTCGTCGCTGCACGGGTGAGCGCCGCACCTGCGGCGGAGTTCGCCTCTGAGGTGGCTTCATCCATGATGACGATGGGCGGATCAGCAAGCAGGGTGCGCGCCAGGGTGATTTGTTGGATGACTAGTGGATCAAGATCATCGTGGCCGGCACCGATTAATGTATCTAGGCCGTCTGGCAGTGAGCGCTGCCAGGCGAGGGTATCTGGGGTGAGTCCAACTTCGGCTAAGGCTTTGTATAGTTGCGCATCATCGGCCGCGGGGTGGGCAAAGTGTAAATCTTGTCGCAGTGTCCCGGAGAATACGTGCATCTCCTGGGTGATGAGCTGCACTTGCGCGGCAAGCCAAGTGTCGCTCACGGCGGCGGTGTCCACCCCACCGATGAGGATTCGTCCGCTGGTGGGGCGAAGGAGACCCGCAATGACTTGGGCGATGGTTGATTTGCCTGCCCCAGATGCACCCACTAGGGCGGTGGAAGTACCACCGTGAAAGGTGAGATGGCAGTTATCGATTACTGGGGCACCGTCGTGATAGGCGACCGTAACCCCGTCGAGCACAATATCGGCTTGGCGAATCTCGTCGCTTCCCGGCAGTGGCCTCCCCTGCATCGTTGCTGTCTCCGGCGGGGTGAGCTGTGCTAGTGCTACTGCTCGTCCAAAAGCGGTACCAGCTTGCTGGATGGAGCCGGCAAACATCATGAGATTGAAAATATGGATCTCAAGGCGGCTAATGAGCAGTACTGCTGCGGTTGCCTGGCCGACGGTCATCGCCCCGGTGTGAGTTCCCCACACGCCGAGAATAATGCCTGCGATCTCCAGGAGGAAGAAGAGGATTGAGGCGACTATGAGGAGCTTATTGAGCAGTAGCTGTTGCCGCATCGCTGCCCGGACACTGCCCCATGATGCTTGGCTCATGCGCCTGATTGCCCACTGTTCAAGCGACAAGGCACGCAGTGTTGGTTCGCTGCGAATGGTGTCAAGCAACGTGGCGTTGCGATGCGCATCGGCCACACTGTGCCGGTTGACGATCGTTGGCACCTCTTTGATGGCGTAGCGCAGAGCGGGAACACTGATCACAATGACCGCGACGGTAAGGATTGCATAGTGCCAGTGGATCAATGACAGTGCCACCAGCGACAGCGGCAGCATCACCATGGTCGTAAGCGCCCGGGAACCGATATTGCGAACAACGTTAACTGCCTTGTCAATATCGGAAGTCAACCGGGTGATGACGTTGCCGGTGCCAAGCTCCATGATCGTCGGGATTTCGGTGGCAAGCACACTACTTACACAGCGCGCACGTAATTCGACGGCAATATGGCGGCTACGCACGGCCAGCTGGTAGGCAAGCAGGGGGCGCAGTATTACTTCCCCAGTCATACATATCCCGCAGGCAATGAGCATCCAGAGAAAACCATTGGTGGTGGCAGGAAACGGTCCTACTGCTTGGCCGCGCAGCAGGTCGACGAGCCTGCCCCACAGGGTACTGGTTGCGATAATCGTGGCGACAAGCAACACCGTGGTCGATACGATCGTCAGGATGCGGCCAGTGGTTAACCCACCTTCGAGACTGCGCAGCATTGCCCAACTCTCAGCCCCGGAGGCCGGCAAGAGTGCGTCATCAGCTTCTCCGTCTTGCTGGGATTCCGGCTGCGCATCAGCAGGATTATGCCGCGTGGTTGGCGTGGCCGCAGCAGGGTGTGTGTCAGGTACTGCGTTTTCGTCAGTGGTTCCTAGCGTGTGTTCGGCGGCAAGGGGGTGCCGATGGTGGTGCATCGGGTGCGCAGGCGACGGCTCATGATTTGCGTTGGTGTTGTCACTGTTCACGACGTACTCCTTCGCCGGTGGTTCCTCGCTTCCAGTCGGTTTCTGGTGTGGTGTTTTCGATATGTGCCAGGCGTAGTACTGTGGTGTCAGTGGTCGAATCGGTGGTAGCCGCGTTGGTATCGCCGGAAACAATTGCCCACTTGGCGAATAGTTCTTGGGCGGCTGCAGCACCGCTGACGGTTGCAGTGGCGACCGCCCGCCATGCCCGATCGGCTGAAAAAATAATCGTCAACTGATGTTTCCGTAGTTGGGCAGTTCGGTTGGCTACCCGATCGAGGGTGACCGCATCAAGCCCGGAGGTGGGCTCATCCAGGATGAGCAGGAAAGGATTCGTGGCGAGCACCCGGGCAAGGGCGACCCGCTGCCGCTGACCCCCGGAGAGGTTGAGCCCTGATTCCCCAATCCGAGTCGTCGGCAGAGGATCATCAATCCCATCGCCACCAAGCCGGATAATAATGTCTTCGCAGCTTGCCGCATAAAGTACAGCTGATTGTGACGCTTGCGCGATGGTGCGCTGGGGATTGACATTGTCGGCAAGATCCCCTTCCCACAAATGCACCGCATGCGGAGCAACCACCGCCGATTCGGGACAAACAGCAGACAGCTGCTGCGCCAATAGCGTACGTTCGTCGACGTTGGTATCGGTCACCACTACCAGCCCGGCAGGTAAGGCTTCTATCCGTTGACTGGTAGCAGAAGCAGCAGACGTGGTATCCGTGGCATTTGCTGCAGTAATAGATCGGGATTCCATCGCCCGGGTGCCAGGTTGCAAGGGATACTGCATGTCAGCGACGTTTGGTTTGTTGACAGTTGCAGAATCCGTCTGCAACTTACGACCTGCCTCATGCCGCAGCTGTAAAATCCGTTCAGCAGATGCCAGTGCACGGGAATAAACATCGACGAGAAACCCGATCGCATGCCCACTGACGATCAGCGTTGTCGGGATGAGCAGGGCTGCGGTAACGAAATCCGGCTGCTGCATTTGTCCAGCTAATGTGGCAAAACCACACCAGCCCACCAGGACAAACGCCCCTACCGCCGGGATAATTCCCCGCAAGGCAAACATCACCGAATCAATTTTCGTTTCTCGCAGCATGGCTGCAAGCGCCTCACCATTAGCCGTCCCAAACCGTGTTGTTGCAGCGCTCGTCGCCCCCAGGCCCTTTACCACTCGCACCCCTGAGGCGTAATCGGTTGCTAACGCCACCGCGTGTGCTTCCTTAGCGCGGCGTGCGGCCGCAGCCTTTGCCACTGGTTTTCCGGACTGGAGACCGACTATCACTGTGAGCACAATAAACACCCCCAACCAGAGGCTGATCCAAGGTGAGATGGTGACAAACAGCAGCGCGGTAAACAGTGCACTGGCGGCCATGCCCAAAGGGAAAACCAAAAGCATTTTCATACCTGCCACTGCGGTGACATCTTCATCGATGGTGTTCATCACCCAGCCCGGGGCGCGGGCGGGCATTCCTTCATCCATGAGGCGCTGCACAAGTTCCAGGCGCAACGTGTGTTGGCTGCGCAACTCAGTGGCCGTTAATGCTGTATCACTGATGACTTCCGCGATTGTTCGGAAGGCTTCAAGAGCCATGAATACGCACAGCAAGATAGCGACCTGCGTCATCGTCGCAGCAACGAAAATGGTGGAGGTGGCTTCTCCAAGTAGCCGCGAAAGTACGACGCCCCCGAGGTTCAACAGCAAGACAAATATCACCCCGCCGAGGGTGACTGCTGGTTGATGTTTGACGATCCGCCACGCTAGTCGACGTGGGGTGATTGTCGGATTGGCGGCAACGATTGCCCCATAGGTTTGCGGGCTGGGCGGGGTGAGCCAACCAAACCACCGACTGATATTCGCCTTTGCGGGAACTTGTTGCGCAGCCGTAACCGTCATGGCTCACATAATACAGAACCTGGCGCAGTAGCCTCCCAGGACAAGGGCGTGTTTGCTGTGTTGTCGGCGCGTTCGTCACACAGAAAATTGTGCGACCGTCACGGGGGATATCACTGGTTGTTGCCGTCCGCGGTGCGCAGGGCGGCCAACACCCCTCACACCAGCCAAGCCTGCCGCACCCAACGCTGCTGCCGAGGGGTTTCCACAGGTGCGTGAGCCAACTTGCGGACCGTGCCGGATAGCGTTGCAGAAAAACAGATTGTATGCAGGCAATTTGTGGATTCCACAGTGGAGGTTTAAAGTAGTTAACGCCCAGCCGGAAGGCAGCGGGCAAAAGACCACTGTCCGGGTGGCGGAATGGTAGACGCGCTAGCTTGAGGTGCTAGTGTCCTATTAACGGACGTGGGGGTTCAAGTCCCCCTCCGGACACTTGAAGAAGCGGCGATGCAACGGTAGACACCAGCGCATCGCCGCTTCGTTGTATATCACCAGGAGATATTCGCAAGTCTCCCCGATTCCCTTCGCCGCAGCGCGGGTGTCGCGAACGCTACACTGACGATCGCTGCCCGCACCGGCTATTGTGATGACACAGTTGGCCACCACAATTCCGGGATAAACAGCGTCCCTCAGATTTGCTCGATATCCTCGCGCACCAAGTCCACTGTTACTCGCTACCAGCAAGAGGTTTCATGTCACAGGATGCAATCGACCCCACTGAACTTGCTTGCGCGCTGCGGGTGCTTGAGCAAGCAGGCGCACTCGATCCCACCCACCCCGACTCAGTTACACTGCAGCACGCGGTAAGCAAATTGTTTAAAGCAGTGAAGCGTTCCCGCCGCAATGCGGCCAAACAGCGCATACGGCAAGCAGATCGGCAAGTACTCGCCGCCACCGCAACTGCCCATCCGCGGCGGATTGATGATGAAACAGCCGGGCTACTCATCAGCCCAAATAAGGCGCTGGCAAACAGTCACACCCCTGGTGCGGTGGCAACCCCGTACGGTTTCGCCGGAAAACTGCACCGTCCACAAAACTGTTATATCTGCAAACAGCCCTACACCCTGGTTGACTCTTTTCATCATCAGCTCTGCCCTACCTGTGCCGCAGATAATCATGCCCGGCGGGAAGCCCGCGTCGACTTAACCGGAAGGCGCGCATTGCTCACCGGTGGGCGGGCAAAAATTGGGATGTATATTGCCTTAAAACTGCTGCGCGACGGCTGCGATGTCACAATCACCACCAGGTTCCCACGCGACGCTGTGCGCCGATTCACTGCAATAGCAGACGCCGACACCTTCCTTGATCGTCTGCATGTCATCGGGGTGGATCTGCGGGATCCCCGACAAGTCGTAGCCGTTGCACGCAAAGTCGCCAGTGCCGGACCGCTCGATATTTTAATCAACAATGCGGCACAAACCGTTCGCCGACTGCCCGGCGCCTATTCGGGACTTGTCGACGCGGAACAAGCCCCCCTCGCAGGCAAAGAGAGCGAAGTAGACCTCACGATTTTCGGATCAACATCCCATTTGCATCCCCACCATCTAGTGGGTGACGGCACCCCTGGGCAAGCGCTCACCGCCGGGACACCATCAGAGACAGCAGCACAAGCAGGCCACGAACTCAGCGTCGAAACAGGCAATGAGGAAGCGGCAAATTCGACTACACGGAGAGCCCAGGAACAGATTCAGGCCTCCCGATTGGCGGCCTTAGCAATGACCGGCGGTGCTGCGGATCTTGCCCGAGTAGACAACGGCACAGCAATTGACGCAGGTGGCCTGATACCCGATCTTGTCGATCACAACTCGTGGGTGGCAACCATCGGGCAAGTCGATGCAGTAGAGATGCTCGAAGTGCAGCTGTGTAATGCGACCGCGCCGTTTATTCTCATCGATCAGCTCCGCCCCGCCCTGGAAGCCTCCCCCGCGCGGCGGAAATATATTGTCAACGTCTCCGCCATGGAAGGAGTATTCTCCCGGGGCTACAAGGGGCCTGGGCATCCGCACACCAACATGGCAAAAGCTGCACTCAATATGCTCACCCGCACCAGTGCACAAGAACTCTTTGAGCACGGCATCTTAATGACCGCAGTCGACACCGGATGGATCACCGATGAGCGCCCACACACCACCAAAGCGCGCCTAGCCCAAGAAGGCTTCCATGCGCCGCTGGATTTAGTCGATGGCGCCGCGCGGGTGTATGACCCGATCGTCCAAGGTGAAAACGGTGTTGACCTCTACGGATGCTTCTTAAAAGACTATAAACCGTCACCCTGGTAGACCGAACCGCATCACAGAAAAACACCAGATCCTGCAGCTCATGGTTGCTCGATGCTGCTCTTCCCTACTCCCCTGTGCATGCTACCGGTGATAGCAAGTCGCAAATGCTGCTTGGTGCCGGGTCGCCAACCTACAAGTATGTACAGGCAGGTGCGTCGCCCCAGCCAAGATCATGCGCACCACAGCTATGACAAGCAAAACCCGAGCCGAACCATGATCCCCCAACCCAAGGGTGCAGCCGCGATCCGACACGGACGTCTTCGCATTCGCGGCATACACCCGCCAATTGCACAAACCACCCCGGAGCTTGGGGGTTACAACTTCGGCACAGCTGAGGTATCACCATCAAACGCACGCAACACCCGTTCCGCAGCCAAGGTTGGGGTAATCTGCCCGTGGCGGAGCTGATCTTCGACAAGTTTGCGAGTAGCGCGCACATCGGGGTTCGTATTGAGCCGCCCGAGCAGCGTTTCGTGAACCATAGACCACATCCAGCCAACCTGCTGTTCGCGCCGGGTCATCTCGAATCGACCGGATGCAAGCATCGCCTCATGATGTTGCAGCACGGTATCCCAAAAAGCGTCAATGCCGTCACCTTCGACGGCTGACATGG
The Corynebacterium choanae DNA segment above includes these coding regions:
- a CDS encoding undecaprenyl-diphosphate phosphatase, with the protein product MTWPQTIVLSVVQGLTEFLPVSSSGHLRIISDLLFGEDAGASFTAVIQLGTEAAVLVYFASDIWRIIKGWVRGLTNKAARGLDYRMGWMVIAGTIPVGVLGYLGKDLIRENLRNMWITAAVLIGFSLVFIAAERYGNKRRTMDTLTMKDALVMGFAQCLALIPGVSRSGGTISAGLLLGLEREAAARFSFLLAIPAVLASGLFSLPDAFNPEAGQAASASQLAVGTLIAFAVGYASIAWLLKFVAHHSFAWFAAYRIPVGVVVMGLLAAGVLHPM
- a CDS encoding quinone-dependent dihydroorotate dehydrogenase, producing the protein MSALRHPLYDRIYPIALKAMFRLDPETIHHLMIGALNQYAKLKPLHPVVAGAFVERDPLLAVSAFGVDFPAPLGLAAGFDKNATAANAWRSLGFGYAELGTITAYPQPGNPTPRLFRLPADKAIINRMGFNNVGAEAAADHLRRRDTDHVIGINIGKTKVVDAAHAADDYAMSAQLLGDLADFVTVNVSSPNTPGLRDLQAVSSLRPILSAVTAHTSSPVLVKIAPDLSDEDIDAVCDLAVDLRLAGIVATNTTIARDGLITPADEVAAMGAGGLSGAPVAQRSLEVIRRVYDRVGDKLVVVGVGGITTAEQAWERIQAGATLLQGYTPFIYGGPMWVRDIHHGIAQQLRAYGFRNLQEAVGQHKPWIDVDA
- a CDS encoding YbhB/YbcL family Raf kinase inhibitor-like protein, whose translation is MTADYVDPRFPGPDPYAALDSIPNSITVTSTDFERGGQFAQAQLGGNDVSPQLTITNLPEGTKSLAITCFDPDAPTAAGFWHWAVCNIPADMTEIPTGHGDATFGNTPGALVLHGDGGKQGYYGPQPPAGHGPHRYLFAVHALDTEKLDLDENTTPTVLGFNLYFHSIARGITWGWHENHAE
- a CDS encoding ABC transporter ATP-binding protein, whose amino-acid sequence is MHHHRHPLAAEHTLGTTDENAVPDTHPAAATPTTRHNPADAQPESQQDGEADDALLPASGAESWAMLRSLEGGLTTGRILTIVSTTVLLVATIIATSTLWGRLVDLLRGQAVGPFPATTNGFLWMLIACGICMTGEVILRPLLAYQLAVRSRHIAVELRARCVSSVLATEIPTIMELGTGNVITRLTSDIDKAVNVVRNIGSRALTTMVMLPLSLVALSLIHWHYAILTVAVIVISVPALRYAIKEVPTIVNRHSVADAHRNATLLDTIRSEPTLRALSLEQWAIRRMSQASWGSVRAAMRQQLLLNKLLIVASILFFLLEIAGIILGVWGTHTGAMTVGQATAAVLLISRLEIHIFNLMMFAGSIQQAGTAFGRAVALAQLTPPETATMQGRPLPGSDEIRQADIVLDGVTVAYHDGAPVIDNCHLTFHGGTSTALVGASGAGKSTIAQVIAGLLRPTSGRILIGGVDTAAVSDTWLAAQVQLITQEMHVFSGTLRQDLHFAHPAADDAQLYKALAEVGLTPDTLAWQRSLPDGLDTLIGAGHDDLDPLVIQQITLARTLLADPPIVIMDEATSEANSAAGAALTRAATTVANSRTSIVVAHHLQQAQAADRIVFIDNGTVIEDGSPQQLLAAGGAYAQLYQRWLGTQNQANQPAIAEPSPTSHHPTNHPDPT